The following coding sequences are from one Plasmodium coatneyi strain Hackeri chromosome 11, complete sequence window:
- a CDS encoding KIR-like protein gives MSPSLAPSNPQSFPSYKKFYNEFDNKRDNCDSECKQNIGSVLQQYTTKGVKKDETEKRVCCASNNGGRKELDWETSQFLYYHVGNTLPESLEDADFRGLLKMLCSKINDTYRQHGPKIPCDSIPKELFNNRKKIHDYYYDYSAIEGDIQNNGIPNCKEDKWTTYLNSINAACRAAGQGCEAGKQYDSDKYCSDFNSKYRAYCEKIQLSKEKCTLESQLTSVQEEKARAEQAEKSALSEKQSISTKLNNAIHQANKASSLSSAFGTLALMELPAALFLLYKYKPWSFWFGNQTSGNGRRSRSNRRKRRSTGENFDVSAEETFTEYSTDNSTIGDSTTADDSTTLRSRPAHTRQSIGPSTNREGRVRANNNTPGHHRNN, from the exons ATGTCACCATCTCTAGCG CCGTCAAATCCACAAAGTTTCCCTTCATATAAAAAGTTCTATAACGAATTCGATAACAAAAGGGACAACTGTGATAGTGAATGCAAACAGAATATAGGATCGGTTCTGCAACAATATACAACGAAGGGGGTTAAGAAAGATGAAACTGAGAAAAGGGTATGCTGTGCGTCTAACAATGGGGGGCGGAAGGAACTAGATTGGGAGACCAGTCAATTTTTGTATTACCATGTGGGGAACACATTACCTGAGAGTCTCGAAGATGCCGATTTTAGGGGTCTCTTAAAAATGCTTTGttcaaaaataaatgataCATATAGGCAACATGGGCCTAAAATTCCCTGTGATTCTATTCCCAAGGAACTCTTcaataataggaaaaaaatacatgacTATTATTACGATTATAGCGCCATAGAGGGAGATATACAGAATAACGGTATACCTAATTGTAAAGAGGACAAATGGACTACTTATTTGAATAGCATTAATGCAGCATGTAGGGCTGCGGGACAAGGTTGCGAAGCAGGGAAACAATACGACAGTGATAAATATTGTAGCGATTTCAATAGTAAGTATAGGGCATATTGTGAAAAGATACAACtgtcaaaagaaaaatgtaccttAGAATCTCAACTAACATCTGTACAAGAAGAGAAGGCGCGGGCCGAGCAAGCAGAAAAATCAGCACTCTCTGAAAAACAATCCATATCCACCAAATTAAACAACGCCATCCATCAAGCAAATaaagcttcttctctttcttctgcttttggtacCTTAGCACTAATGGAATTACCAGCTGCCCTATTCCTTTTATACAAG TATAAGCCATGGTCTttttggtttggtaaccaaacttctggaaatggaaggaggagcagaagcaacagaagaaagagaagatcaaCTGGAGAGAACTTTGATGTTTCTGCGGAAGAGACCTTCActgaatattccacagataactcaacaataggtgactCTACAACGGCGGATGATTCCACCACACTACGTTCTCGTCCTGCGCACACAAGACAGTCTATAGGGCCGTCTACCaacagagaaggaagagtaagagcgaataataatacaccaggTCATCACCGGAACAAT